One Alnus glutinosa chromosome 3, dhAlnGlut1.1, whole genome shotgun sequence genomic region harbors:
- the LOC133862635 gene encoding probable methyltransferase PMT15 has protein sequence MAFQNPLFYLLAFKTKRTNLYYWAFLAILCSLCYLVGLWTHSSSTTTASISSTFSGVSCSDQPHTTTTTTTVRLDFSAHHQSPDPPAQAARLDPIPPCDAKLSEYTPCEDGQRSLKFDRNMLIYRERHCPEPHEVLRCRIPAPHGYRVPFRWPESRDSVWYANVPHKWLTVEKKNQNWVRFVRDRFKFPGGGTMFPNGADAYIDDIDRLINLKDGSVRTAIDTGCGVASWGAYLLSRNIIAVSFAPRDTHEAQVQFALERGVPALIGVLASIRLPYPSRAFDMAHCSRCLIPWGQHDGHYLIEVDRVLRPGGYWILSGPPINWEKHWKGWNRTREDLKTEQTMIENVARSLCWKKLKQKDDLAIWQKPTNHVHCIMNRKVFKYPQMCQAEDPDKAWYTKMENCLTPLPEVSDIKKVAGGELPKWPERLTAIPPRISGGTLEGITAEIFRENTELWRKRVAYYKSLDSQLAEQGRYRNLLDMNSFLGGFAAALVDDPVWVMNVVPVEAQINTLGAIYERGLIGTYQNWCEAMSTYPRTYDFIHADSVFSLYKDRCDIKDVLLEMDRILRPEGSVVFRDDVDYLVKIKSIIDGMQWESRIVDHENGPHQREKILLAAKQYWTAPAPGQNKGGSKSASS, from the exons ATGGCTTTCCAAAACCCACTGTTCTATTTGCTGGCCTTCAAGACcaaaagaaccaacctttactACTGGGCTTTCTTAGCCATCCTCTGCTCGCTCTGCTACCTCGTCGGCCTCTGGACCCACTCCTCTTCTACCACCACCGCCAGTATATCCTCCACCTTCTCCGGCGTATCATGCTCCGACCAACCccacaccaccaccaccaccaccactgtCCGCCTTGACTTCTCGGCGCACCACCAGTCCCCAGACCCACCTGCCCAGGCGGCGCGTCTGGACCCAATTCCCCCCTGCGACGCCAAGCTCTCCGAGTACACGCCGTGCGAGGACGGCCAGAGGTCCCTGAAGTTCGACCGCAACATGCTGATATACCGAGAGCGGCACTGCCCGGAGCCACACGAGGTGCTCCGGTGCCGGATCCCCGCGCCGCACGGTTACAGAGTGCCGTTCCGTTGGCCGGAGAGCAGGGACTCGGTGTGGTACGCGAACGTGCCGCACAAGTGGCTGACGGTGGAGAAGAAGAACCAGAACTGGGTCCGGTTCGTGCGCGACCGGTTCAAGTTCCCCGGCGGCGGGACCATGTTCCCCAATGGTGCGGACGCGTACATTGATGATATTGACAGGTTGATCAATCTCAAGGATGGGTCTGTGAGGACCGCCATTGATACCGGTTGTGGG GTGGCTAGTTGGGGGGCTTACCTTCTGTCGAGAAACATTATCGCAGTATCATTTGCACCGAGAGACACACACGAAGCTCAGGTCCAATTTGCTCTTGAGCGAGGAGTTCCTGCATTGATTGGAGTTCTTGCTTCAATCAGGCTTCCTTACCCTTCAAGAGCCTTTGACATGGCTCACTGCTCACGCTGCCTCATTCCTTGGGGCCAGCATG ATGGGCATTATTTAATCGAAGTTGATCGAGTTCTGCGTCCTGGTGGGTATTGGATCCTGTCTGGGCCGCCGATAAACTGGGAGAAACACTGGAAAGGCTGGAACAGAACACGCGAAGATCTGAAAACAGAGCAGACCATGATTGAAAATGTGGCCAGAAGCCTTTGctggaaaaaattgaaacagAAGGATGATCTTGCTATTTGGCAGAAACCAACTAATCATGTCCACTGCATTATGAACAGGAAGGTTTTCAAGTATCCACAGATGTGCCAGGCTGAGGATCCAGACAAGGCATG GTACACTAAAATGGAGAACTGTTTAACCCCACTTCCTGAAGTATCCGACATCAAAAAAGTGGCAGGTGGGGAATTACCGAAATGGCCAGAGAGACTGACTGCAATTCCGCCGAGGATCAGTGGAGGAACTCTGGAGGGAATTACAGCCGAGATTTTCAGAGAGAATACGGAGCTATGGAGAAAGAGAGTGGCATACTACAAGTCGTTGGATAGTCAATTGGCTGAGCAGGGGAGGTATCGTAACTTGCTGGATATGAATTCTTTCTTGGGAGGATTTGCAGCTGCATTGGTTGATGATCCTGTGTGGGTTATGAACGTTGTCCCTGTTGAGGCTCAGATCAACACCCTCGGAGCCATTTATGAACGAGGATTGATTGGAACCTATCAAAATTG GTGCGAGGCCATGTCCACTTACCCACGAACTTATGACTTTATCCATGCTGATTCAGTTTTTAGCCTCTACAAGGACAG atgtgatataaaagatGTTCTTTTAGAGATGGACCGGATTTTGCGGCCGGAAGGCAGTGTGGTTTTCCGGGATGATGTAGACTACTTGGTGAAAATCAAGAGCATCATAGATGGAATGCAATGGGAGAGCAGAATTGTAGACCATGAAAATGGACCGCATCAGAGAGAGAAGATTTTATTGGCAGCCAAGCAGTATTGGACAGCTCCAGCCCCTGGCCAAAATAAAGGAGGCAGCAAAAGTGCTTCTTCATAA
- the LOC133862607 gene encoding LOW QUALITY PROTEIN: mitogen-activated protein kinase kinase 1a-like (The sequence of the model RefSeq protein was modified relative to this genomic sequence to represent the inferred CDS: deleted 1 base in 1 codon), with protein sequence MVDLGFDSGEYSKAFPVSQPPHEPRLFFFFTQCLTSSSSSPSLPLSLATEIGTIPFVNKIFPTETKAELVGALAGEKSERETEGELYAQIVKFGFDFDNFVMNSLISAFANCGYMEDARQVFGESTQKDVVAWTSLIGGYVRNNCALQGLRCFMEMRSTGVRVDEVTVVGVLCAAGMEGDIWFGKWVHGFYVEAGRVQWDVYIGSALVDMYSKCGNFEDARNVQSNHKGIIKCWKKKRKAQESVSGHGKGWVRGQVIGKGSFGSVFLATSKKPGSRFSCFPSSMAVKSAEVSVSATLQKEKEVLDNAKDCPYVIGCFGEEITTREDGEKVYNLLLEYASGGTLADSIENSEGCGLPEPDVKRCTKSILKGLRHIHDCGYVHCDLKPENVLLVPTINSRGNFVAKIGDFGLAKRAAQSKKRRLDLDLYLRGTPLYLAPDTIVETCLTLPSDIWAMGCVVCEMLTGKSPWERAEELNTEDLLRLIGDGRELPKIQSGCISNEAMGFLKACLVRKPMFRFTAEMLMDHTFLAGVGKHDYEVSDEGLLDVHDEELLAASNSSWTETNSELSSSSFSGDLSLASDDDSAFCSWQKEVEDVDL encoded by the exons ATGGTTGATCTGGGGTTCGATTCAGGGGAATACTCAAAAGCATTTCCTGTATCTCAACCTCCACACGAACCtcgtctctttttcttcttcacacaATGCCTCACTTCGTCTTCCTCCTCTCCCTCCCTGCCTCTCTCTCTGGCCACAGAAATTGGAACAATTCCttttgtcaataaaatattCCCAACAGAAACAAAAGCAGAGCTAGTAGGAGCTTTGGCCGGAGAGAAAAGTGAGAGGGAGACAGAGGGAGAG CTTTATGCTCAAATTGTCaaatttggttttgattttgataattttgtgATGAATTCATTGATTTCTGCTTTTGCTAACTGTGGTTATATGGAGGATGCACGCCAAGTGTTCGGTGAGAGTACGCAGAAGGATGTGGTTGCTTGGACTTCCTTGATTGGTGGGTATGTGAGAAATAACTGTGCCCTACAAGGATTGAGGTGCTTTATGGAGATGAGATCGACGGGTGTTAGAGTTGATGAGGTGACCGTTGTTGGTGTACTCTGTGCGGCTGGAATGGAGGGTGATATTTGGTTTGGAAAGTGGGTTCATGGGTTTTACGTAGAAGCAGGGAGAGTACAATGGGATGTTTATATAGGCAGTGCTCTAGTTGATATGTACTCCAAGTGTGGCAACTTTGAAGATGCCCGTAATGTTCAAAGTAATCACAAAGGAATTATAAAGTGTTGGAAA aaaaagagaaaggcaCAGGAGAGTGTGAGCGGCCATGGAAAAGGTTGGGTGAGAGGGCAAGTGATCGGCAAAGGAAGTTTTGGGTCGGTTTTTCTCGCCACCTCGAAAAAACCCGGATCACGGTTCTCTTGTTTCCCGTCGTCCATGGCTGTGAAATCCGCAGAGGTATCTGTTTCGGCCACGcttcagaaggagaaagaggTTCTCGACAACGCCAAAGACTGCCCTTACGTGATTGGCTGCTTTGGGGAAGAGATTACAACCCGAGAGGACGGTGAGAAGGTTTACAATTTGTTATTGGAGTATGCTTCTGGAGGAACCTTAGCCGATTCAATCGAGAATTCTGAGGGTTGTGGGTTACCTGAACCTGATGTCAAGCGCTGCACCAAGTCGATCCTTAAAGGGCTTCGTCACATTCATGACTGTGGTTATGTGCACTGCGACCTAAAGCCTGAGAATGTTTTGCTTGTGCCCACTATTAATTCTAGAGGTAATTTTGTGGCAAAGATCGGGGATTTTGGGTTGGCGAAGAGGGCAGCGCAGAGTAAGAAGAGGAGGCTCGACTTGGACCTTTACTTGAGAGGCACTCCTCTGTATTTGGCCCCTGATACCAT CGTGGAGACTTGCTTAACACTTCCCTCTGATATTTGGGCTATGGGATGTGTTGTGTGTGAGATGCTTACTGGGAAATCCCCTTGGGAAAGAGCAGAAGAGTTGAACACAGAGGATCTTTTGCGTTTGATTGGTGATGGTCGGGAATTGCCTAAAATTCAGAGTGGC TGCATCTCTAATGAGGCAATGGGTTTCTTGAAGGCATGTCTTGTGAGGAAACCTATGTTCAGATTCACGGCTGAGATGCTAATGGATCATACATTTCTGGCTGGTGTAGGCAAACATGATTATGAGGTGAGTGATGAAGGACTACTGGACGTTCATGATGAAGAACTACTTGCTGCTTCCAATTCTTCATGGACCGAGACTAACTCAGAGCTCAGTAGTTCTTCTTTTTCGGGTGATTTGAGCTTGGCTTCTGATGATGATTCGGCCTTTTGTTCTTGGCAGAAAGAAGTTGAAGATGTGGATTTGTAA
- the LOC133863574 gene encoding F-box protein PP2-A13 → MGGKISVGMSDTDPPLKTGLGDIPESCVALILMSLDPPEICKLARLNRAFRAASTANFIWESKLPPNYRCLVEKVFDEETLVKLGKRDIYARLCGPNPFDNGTKELWLDKSTGGVCLSISSKGLRITGIDDRRYWKHISTEESRFQTVAYLQQIWWLEADGEFEFPFPAGTYSLYFRLQLGRSSKRRGRRVCNSEHIHGWEIKPASFQLTTSDGQHAVSKCYLDNPGNWVNYHAGDFVVGSTNASMKIKFSLTQIDCTHTKGGLCVDSVFIYPKNVGKEARLFL, encoded by the exons atGGGTGGTAAAATATCTGTAGGCATGTCGGACACGGATCCTCCATTGAAGACCGGGTTGGGGGATATACCTGAGAGTTGTGTGGCTTTGATTCTGATGTCCTTGGACCCACCCGAGATTTGCAAATTGGCGCGTTTGAACCGGGCTTTTCGGGCCGCTTCTACGGCGAATTTTATATGGGAATCGAAATTGCCTCCAAACTATCGGTGTCTCGTGGAGAAAGTGTTTGATGAGGAAACTTTGGTGAAATTGGGGAAAAGGGATATCTACGCCAGGCTTTGCGGACCTAATCCCTTTGATAATGGCACAAAG GAACTTTGGCTGGATAAAAGTACGGGCGGCGTTTGTTTGTCGATTTCGTCGAAGGGTCTTAGGATAACCGGAATAGATGATCGGAGATACTGGAAGCACATTTCAACTGAGGAGTCTAG GTTCCAGACGGTGGCGTATCTCCAACAAATCTGGTGGTTGGAAGCAGATGGTGAGTTTGAGTTCCCATTCCCTGCAGGCACGTATAGTCTGTACTTCAGACTCCAGCTTGGCAGGTCCTCCAAGAGAAGGGGTCGTCGGGTTTGTAATTCCGAGCATATCCATGGCTGGGAGATAAAACCTGCAAGCTTCCAGCTAACAACTTCTGATGGTCAACATGCTGTGTCCAAGTGCTATTTGGACAATCCTGGGAACTGGGTCAACTACCATGCGGGAGACTTTGTTGTTGGGAGCACCAATGCATCGATGAAGATCAAATTTTCCTTGACTCAGATCGATTGTACTCACACCAAAGGTGGTCTCTGTGTAGACTCTGTGTTCATATACCCCAAAAATGTAGGGAAAGAGGCTAGATTGTTTTTGTAG